The DNA sequence atttacaaagcttcaacttcaaaagcttcaaaagcttcatttacagagctctagcttcgaaagcttcatttacagagttctagcttcgaaagcttcatttacagagctccagcttcaaaagcttcatttacatagctccagcttcaaaagcttcatttacaaagcttcactcgcaaagcttcacttgcaaagcttcacctacaaagcttcacctacaaagcttcggttagggtatacaaatatcgcctccgaacaaccaccacttcgacccatacattgattcaatttgaagtctccggccaacagactctattgatcgaagacttgggggactacattatgtaccatatattgggcctcaactgggccttatgaaaaatacttggaggacttagcccattatttatgtattgaggagcgagcccttattctataaaatggactccctcacttttattagagagcacccattattcatgtattgaggagcgagcccttattctataaaagtgactccctcaccttcattagagagcatcgtcgctAGCTGAGCAACCGCTTCGCCGCGAGTATCACTCctcacccattattcatgtactgaggagcaagcccttattttataaaatggactcctttaccttcattagagagcatcgccgcctactgagcaaccacctcgatgtgagcatcaactctagcccatcatttatgtattgaggagcgagcccttattctataaaagggactctttcACCTTTAACgccacaagctgagccaaccaaggcaacataagctacaagccgagcagtctcgcaacatgtgctacttctagttgagcatcatttcagattgagcatcgcctcatatcgagtatcagtcctAGACGACATATAGTTACTTCGACCCACATATGGTctgaatttgaagtcttcagccaacagactctattgactgaagacttgggggactactgtttataccatacttagggcctccatatttagacctcgtataaatactcaggggacttaaatttaattatgtaataaaggaaatggcaaatatgtaataagtgaggagttcttattctataaaatgacctctcactttcctcattaggggaggctAATTCCTAGGCCATAAGGATCCTCacgctctctccctcacaatcctctcagaaatacaataatcagtgtggacgtaacccaaaccttggggtgaaccacgatacatcttatgttatttactttcttgcagattcacggtcggatttacgttgttccaagacctccggttttgtgcatcaacatagtaCAATAAGCACATTTTGTAGGTACATAAAGTCGAGTTACATGTAGTTGTTACCAAAATTGAACAACATTTATTTACATGTTACCATGTATGTTTAAACGCAGAGTCTAATCTCAACTCAGAACAACTTTGTTGAGTAAATCCTAGCCTAGAAGCACCTACATCAAAATGTAGAAGGGTATCCTCCAATTGATAACCCCCTATTACCATCGAAGTCTTCAAGTTCAAACCTCCATCCAAAAACCCCAGACACATAACTTCGTTTCTCACTTGAACCATCGAGTTTCTGCCGTGAATTCTCCACTTCACCAACTCACTCTGCAGCACCAGATCGATAACCGGCACTTTTGGACCGACCAACGTGCCATCTTTTTTTCGTGAACTAAAACATTGCCCAAATGGTGCCACAGGGGAAACCCTAGTCATGTTCATAGACATTGCAGCCTGCTCATAAGCTTTAGTAAATGTAGCATAAATTGAGCTCTCCACAGTAGTGTAGGGAACAATTGTGCTTAGCTTAATCTTCCCTTCTTCAATATCCAGAGACATTTTCTTCCCACGAATTTTAATGGACTTCAAATTGATGATGTACTCATGTGGTGACTCAACTTggttaacaaggggtgtgtatGTCATTGAGTCCGGAAATTTCGAGCGAAAATTCGAACTGTGGTGGCCGTTTTCGTGTAAGACGACACCGTTTGATGAAGAAAGGCAGATGATGAATTGGAGTTTGGAGCTGAGTTGGGCAGAAATTTGTGAGGCCATTGACATTTGAGTCCTTCCGAGGCCTAACATTCCCTTTGCGCCACTTGCGATGCCGTTTAACAAGAACATGGGTGCACAAGAAAAAAGGAAGTTGTAACCAACTGTGGTGATTGATTTTGATGCTGTCTTTGACCCATCTGTGACTTGATCAACGGCCATGATGTCTTCTAGTAAATCCCCTTGTGTCGCCACTTGGGTGATCCTATTTTCCGTGAAAATATCACACTTCTTGTTGCTACCCTGATCCTGGGTTTTTGGCTTTGCTGCAAGGCACTGGATTGAGCGCTGAGAAATCAGACGGCTAGAAGACGATGATGCACAGTTGAGCCAGAGAAATGGACCGCCGAGATCAACTACAAGCTTTGTGGGTACAAGTGGAGTGCCATGGTGAATTTCGGTCACATACTGGAGAGTAGACGCATCTTTTTTCACATGGAAAATGAGACCATTTAGTTGGTTGTAGGGTTTGGCTTGAGAAATGCTGAAAGTGTagagaaatgaagagaaaaGAAGGAAATGCAGAGAAGAAGCCATGGAAGAAaaccagagagagagatggatatAATGGGAAACTTCAATCTGGCAAAAGGAGGAATGGTgaggataaaataaataaatggttgCAAAGTTGGTGCTTTCGCGGTTTGCCGCGGTACTGACCAGAAAATGATTTAAGTAATGGAAGTGGATAAGGAATTGGGATATTCTGAATTTGTGCCGAGTAGACAACTAACATGTAGTGGGAGTTGGTCAGTGTTTATCTTCTTGAGTGGGGATGTGTGTGTGATTTGATGTGACACTTTTTGACGTTGTGGAGCATCTTCACACACACCTAACACCTCTATTTATCTATTTTTTCGTCTCTTTCTTTTGGAGCAGCTTCAGGGAAAATTTGTCAAATCGAACTTATATTGAACAATCCGTTGGCTATATGGTATGGGGAACACTTGAAGGCACTCtcccaatttcatattttcatgAACTCCAATGGGAGTGGACTCCCTGCAAAGG is a window from the Malus domestica chromosome 16, GDT2T_hap1 genome containing:
- the LOC103403847 gene encoding probable aspartic proteinase GIP2, which codes for MASSLHFLLFSSFLYTFSISQAKPYNQLNGLIFHVKKDASTLQYVTEIHHGTPLVPTKLVVDLGGPFLWLNCASSSSSRLISQRSIQCLAAKPKTQDQGSNKKCDIFTENRITQVATQGDLLEDIMAVDQVTDGSKTASKSITTVGYNFLFSCAPMFLLNGIASGAKGMLGLGRTQMSMASQISAQLSSKLQFIICLSSSNGVVLHENGHHSSNFRSKFPDSMTYTPLVNQVESPHEYIINLKSIKIRGKKMSLDIEEGKIKLSTIVPYTTVESSIYATFTKAYEQAAMSMNMTRVSPVAPFGQCFSSRKKDGTLVGPKVPVIDLVLQSELVKWRIHGRNSMVQVRNEVMCLGFLDGGLNLKTSMVIGGYQLEDTLLHFDVGASRLGFTQQSCSELRLDSAFKHTW